In Gallus gallus isolate bGalGal1 chromosome Z, bGalGal1.mat.broiler.GRCg7b, whole genome shotgun sequence, one DNA window encodes the following:
- the LOC101752072 gene encoding uncharacterized protein LOC101752072 — MWEKQWERSGPAGTELVQEELHVQSSSSLQPNRGPWWSRLSPAARGHSTEQISPCSHGGAPGAAADAAWGRHSTRIPPGRSCSPTRAARGAAGGPGELLPVGPALEQRLKGGPRGTEPCRGSAWGAAACGKPTTREPFRKDGVRGRDPRGGGAASDHGWQRRWVTQWPQRVLPCTAGREWKRVLFLEDSVFDEVKGSLKGKTMKKETEVFYCCKLFCDNCCFQMPEFCQLTQWLLK, encoded by the exons ATGTGGGAAAAGCAATGGGAAAGAAGTGGCCCCGCAGGCACCGAGTTagtgcaggaggagctccatgtgcagagcagcagctccctgcagcccaacAGAGGCCCgtggtggagcaggctgtcccctgCAGCCCGTGGGCACAGCACGGAGCAGATCTCCCCGTGCAGCCACGGAGGAGCTCCCGGTGCAGCAGCGGATGCGGCCTGGGGGCGGCACAGCACGCGGATACCCCCGGGCCGGAGCTGCAGCCCGACCAGAGCGGCCCGCGGTGCCGCAGGAGGGCCGGGGGAGCTGCTGCCCGTGGGGCCCGCGCTGGAGCAGCGCCTGAAGGGTGGGCCCCGTGGTACGGAGCCGTGCCGGGGCAGcgcctggggagctgcagcctgtgggaagcccacCACGCGGGAGCCGTTCAGGAAGGACGGCGTCCGTGGGAGGGACCCACGTGGGGGAGGGGCAGCGAGTGACCACGGGTGGCAGAGACGATGGGTTACACAGTGGCCGCAGCGCGTGTtgccctgcactgctgggaggGAATGGAAAAG GGTGCTTTTTCTGGAAGACAGTGTATTTGATGAAGTCAAAGGGAGTCTCAAGGGGAAGACTAtgaagaaagagacagaa GTGTTTTACTGCTGCAAACTTTTCTGTGATAACTGCTGTTTTCAAATGCCTGAATTCTGCCAGCTGACCCAATGGCTGCTGAAGTGA